In Stenotrophomonas sp. 169, one DNA window encodes the following:
- a CDS encoding TonB-dependent receptor encodes MNTRKSVLSAAVVSCLAFAAHAQQTPQDLDTITVVGIRASLEKSLDTKRNNVGISEAITAEDIGKFPSTNVAEALSQIPGVTLDRRFGQGERVSIDGTDPSLNLSFLDGHPVAQAIWLYGEQPNRGFDYTLLSPQILGRAEIIKSSEARLTEGSLGGTVLMHTRQPLDLKKNEVAASVGYSYSQQASEGKPNAAALYSWKTDDETFGIAVSAQHYEESVDRQGTEVFGYAKASSFPNATGVAPDVDVPNSINAAWFQQERKRDSAVVNLQFKPNEDLEFNLSGLYIKENFDNYNQSMYSFLTWNDGTRNAVDTLGGVRNGVATTGHSGANSDLTSGTVIYDNNVRESEVTTKGLDLRGAWKGETWGVSGQAGQSKSENKNLAQYFIEPVYNGAYGWSLDKGLSFDDPAAARDPANWGAPGGWLGNNGVFATESKDTYAQLDFNVQFDSIFNQLQFGVRHGKHEENFELNVYGGVRTGNLVDVGTIGLTDIQGFGDDQARHIQVGRDNVLAWVKGSPLDFANPDPSSYLNNSWALEQTNNAAYAQLNFSNGPMRGNVGVRYVDSKTQGSGFVYGGTPTLTDLDSKWQTQTKKEDFVLPSLSVAWDTDSDWVFRFSAAKVIAWAPYNQMVNNTFLNDTQLTGSGGNAALSPYESWNFNVSAEYYYAPQAVAAWSVFYKKIDNYIDTSATIERQYNSIRDTSPTTWASVVGTNGCAVDGYCDYSIQRPRNAGSGHVKGFNLSLQQPFGDSGFGLTANYTYANGENNSGDPLPYQSRNSIAFSPYFEKGPLNARLTYNWRDSYLAGGYVAGAAPASVDDYAELGASIGYTFNDNWSLNVDAQNLLDETYFQYLGDKEHLAGKYKSGRRYMATVHFKF; translated from the coding sequence ATGAATACCCGCAAGTCCGTACTTTCGGCCGCCGTCGTCAGTTGCCTGGCCTTCGCCGCCCATGCCCAGCAGACCCCGCAGGACCTCGACACGATCACCGTGGTCGGCATCCGTGCCAGCCTGGAGAAATCGCTCGACACCAAGCGCAACAACGTAGGCATCTCCGAAGCGATCACCGCCGAGGACATCGGCAAGTTCCCCAGCACGAACGTCGCTGAAGCGCTGTCGCAGATCCCGGGCGTGACCCTGGACCGCCGCTTCGGCCAGGGCGAGCGGGTCAGCATCGATGGCACCGATCCCAGCCTCAACCTGTCCTTCCTGGATGGCCACCCCGTCGCGCAGGCAATCTGGCTGTACGGCGAGCAGCCCAATCGCGGCTTCGATTACACCCTGTTGTCGCCGCAGATCCTCGGCCGTGCGGAGATCATCAAATCCTCCGAAGCACGCCTGACCGAAGGCAGCCTGGGCGGCACCGTGTTGATGCACACGCGCCAGCCGCTGGACCTGAAGAAGAATGAAGTCGCCGCCTCGGTGGGCTACAGCTACAGCCAGCAGGCCAGCGAGGGCAAGCCGAACGCGGCAGCACTCTACAGCTGGAAGACCGATGACGAGACCTTCGGCATCGCGGTATCCGCGCAGCACTATGAAGAATCCGTCGACCGCCAGGGCACCGAAGTGTTCGGCTACGCCAAGGCCAGCAGCTTCCCCAACGCCACCGGTGTGGCGCCGGACGTGGACGTGCCCAACTCCATCAACGCGGCGTGGTTCCAGCAGGAACGCAAGCGCGACAGTGCCGTGGTGAACCTGCAGTTCAAGCCGAACGAAGACCTGGAGTTCAACCTCAGCGGCCTGTACATCAAGGAGAACTTCGACAACTACAACCAGTCGATGTACTCCTTCCTGACCTGGAACGATGGCACGCGCAACGCGGTCGATACGCTGGGCGGCGTGCGCAACGGGGTCGCCACCACGGGCCATTCCGGGGCCAACAGCGATCTCACCAGCGGCACGGTCATCTATGACAACAACGTGCGCGAATCCGAAGTCACCACCAAGGGCCTGGACCTGCGCGGTGCCTGGAAAGGCGAGACCTGGGGCGTCAGCGGTCAAGCGGGCCAGAGCAAGTCCGAGAACAAGAACCTGGCGCAGTACTTCATCGAGCCCGTCTACAACGGGGCCTACGGCTGGAGCCTGGACAAGGGGCTGAGCTTTGATGATCCGGCCGCTGCACGCGACCCGGCCAACTGGGGCGCACCGGGCGGCTGGCTCGGCAACAACGGTGTGTTCGCCACCGAAAGCAAGGACACCTACGCGCAGCTGGACTTCAATGTGCAGTTCGACAGCATCTTCAACCAGCTGCAGTTCGGCGTGCGCCACGGCAAGCATGAAGAGAACTTCGAGCTCAACGTGTACGGCGGTGTGCGTACCGGCAACCTGGTCGATGTCGGCACGATCGGCCTGACCGACATCCAGGGCTTCGGTGATGACCAGGCTCGCCACATCCAGGTCGGCCGTGACAACGTGCTCGCCTGGGTCAAGGGCAGCCCGCTGGACTTCGCCAACCCCGATCCGTCCAGCTACCTCAACAACAGCTGGGCGCTGGAGCAGACCAACAACGCGGCCTACGCACAGCTGAACTTCTCCAACGGTCCGATGCGCGGCAACGTCGGCGTGCGCTACGTCGACTCCAAGACCCAGGGCAGCGGCTTCGTCTACGGCGGCACCCCTACCCTGACCGACCTGGACAGCAAGTGGCAGACGCAGACGAAGAAGGAAGACTTCGTCCTGCCCTCGCTGAGCGTGGCCTGGGATACCGACAGCGATTGGGTGTTCCGCTTCTCCGCCGCGAAGGTGATCGCCTGGGCGCCGTACAACCAGATGGTCAACAACACCTTCCTCAACGACACCCAGCTGACCGGCTCCGGCGGCAACGCTGCACTGTCGCCGTATGAATCCTGGAACTTCAACGTATCGGCGGAGTATTACTACGCGCCGCAGGCGGTCGCTGCGTGGTCGGTGTTCTACAAGAAGATCGACAACTACATCGACACCTCCGCCACCATCGAGCGTCAGTACAACTCGATCCGCGATACCTCGCCCACCACCTGGGCCAGTGTGGTCGGCACCAACGGCTGCGCCGTGGATGGCTACTGCGATTACAGCATCCAGCGTCCGCGCAATGCCGGCAGCGGCCACGTCAAGGGCTTCAACCTCAGCCTGCAGCAGCCGTTCGGCGACAGCGGCTTCGGCCTGACCGCCAACTACACCTATGCCAACGGCGAGAACAACAGCGGCGATCCGCTGCCCTACCAGTCGCGCAACTCGATTGCCTTCAGCCCGTACTTCGAGAAGGGCCCGCTCAACGCACGCCTGACCTACAACTGGCGTGACAGCTACCTGGCCGGTGGCTACGTCGCGGGTGCGGCACCGGCAAGCGTGGACGACTACGCCGAACTGGGCGCCAGCATCGGCTATACGTTCAACGACAACTGGTCGCTCAACGTGGACGCGCAGAACCTGCTGGACGAGACCTACTTCCAGTATCTCGGCGACAAGGAGCACCTGGCGGGCAAGTACAAGAGCGGCCGCCGCTACATGGCGACCGTGCACTTCAAGTTCTAA
- a CDS encoding glucokinase family protein, translating to MTAASHPAPAHVLSSAAPSFLAADVGGTHVRVARVQASGDDAHPVRLLDYRKYRNVDHPGLAAILSDFLGDSTRPAHCVVATAGYAREDGTVITANVPWPLSARQLETDTGVQHVHIVNDFEAVAHAAAQVDASGVLHLCGPESAPRGPTLVVGPGTGLGAALWIPTAHGPVVLATEAGQASLATSDELEMAILRHMLRARSHVSVEHALSGPGLINLYTAVCAVEGQPATLRTPDAVTAAAVAGTDAQARRALEVFCGLLGSTIGDMALLYGAHGGVYLAGGILPQIRDFLRASTFVARYLNKGPMSEALQRIPVKVVEHGQLGVIGAASWYLGQQSR from the coding sequence GTGACCGCTGCCAGCCATCCCGCCCCCGCCCACGTGCTGTCCAGCGCTGCGCCGAGCTTCCTGGCCGCAGATGTCGGCGGAACCCATGTACGGGTGGCCCGCGTGCAGGCCAGCGGCGACGACGCCCATCCGGTCCGTCTGCTGGATTACCGCAAGTACCGCAACGTCGACCATCCGGGACTGGCTGCCATTCTTTCGGATTTCCTCGGCGACAGTACCCGCCCCGCTCATTGCGTTGTGGCCACTGCGGGTTACGCCCGCGAAGACGGCACGGTGATCACCGCCAATGTGCCGTGGCCGCTGTCGGCGCGCCAGCTCGAGACCGATACCGGCGTGCAGCACGTACATATCGTCAACGATTTCGAAGCCGTCGCCCATGCCGCCGCTCAGGTGGATGCCAGTGGCGTGCTTCACCTGTGTGGACCCGAAAGCGCGCCGCGCGGACCGACCCTGGTGGTCGGGCCCGGCACCGGGCTGGGTGCGGCGCTCTGGATCCCCACGGCCCATGGTCCGGTGGTCCTGGCCACTGAGGCCGGACAGGCCAGCCTTGCCACCAGCGATGAACTGGAAATGGCGATCCTGCGCCACATGCTGCGCGCACGGTCGCATGTGTCGGTGGAACACGCCCTGTCAGGTCCCGGACTGATCAACCTCTATACCGCGGTGTGCGCCGTGGAAGGCCAGCCCGCCACACTGCGCACGCCCGACGCCGTCACGGCCGCTGCGGTGGCGGGCACCGATGCGCAGGCACGCAGGGCGCTCGAAGTCTTCTGTGGACTGCTCGGCAGCACCATCGGTGACATGGCCCTGCTGTATGGCGCCCACGGCGGGGTGTACCTCGCCGGCGGCATCCTGCCGCAGATCCGCGATTTCCTGCGCGCCAGCACCTTCGTCGCGCGCTATCTCAACAAGGGTCCGATGAGCGAAGCGCTGCAACGGATCCCGGTGAAGGTGGTCGAGCACGGCCAGCTGGGCGTGATCGGCGCCGCGAGCTGGTACCTGGGCCAGCAATCCCGCTGA